The genomic interval CCAAAATTGTCTCACCGATAGACGGCACTATCGTGGCGCTGCCGGTAGAACAAGGCCAGACGGTCAATGCAGTACAGAGCGCGCCCACCATCGCCAAGGTGGCCAATCTGAGCACCATGACCATCGAAGCCAAGATTTCAGAAGCCGACGTCATCAACGTTCGGCCCGGTATGCCGGTCTGGTTTACCATTTTGGGCAACCCGCATAAACGTTATCAGGCGACGCTGCGCGCTATCGAACCGGCCCCCGAATCCATCAGCAGCGAAAGTTCAAGCAGCAGCAGCTCATCCAGCAGCGCCAGCAGTTCCGGATCCGGCTCCAGCAGTTCATCCAGCACCGCGATTTACTATAACGGCCTGTTCGACGTGGAGAACCCCGACGAGACACTGCGCATCTCCATGACGGCGCAGGTCTATATTCTGTTATCGTCCGCCAGGCAGGCCGCCGTGGTTCCCGTCAGCGCGCTGATTAACCGTCAGGGCAAAACCTTCGTGCAAGTCGTCACCCCGCAGCAGCGGGTGGAACAGCGGGAAGTCGTCACCGGCATCAACGACAATGCCTACATCCAAATTCTCTCTGGCGCGAAGGCTGGCGAACAGGTCATCATCAGCCAGCAAAGCGGCTCGGCCACCACATCCTCCCA from Musicola paradisiaca NCPPB 2511 carries:
- a CDS encoding efflux RND transporter periplasmic adaptor subunit, whose translation is MLAVAFFLFRPAPPVNYITTPIELRDLEQTVLADGTVNAKKLVSVGAQVSGQIKVLPVSLGDRVQKGQLLAEIDDLTQQNTLKDSEAALQNIQAQRIAKLATQRNNQLGWQRQQMLMQKGVGAQADYDSAKATLDTTQAEIAALDAQIIQAKIAVNTAQVNLGYTKIVSPIDGTIVALPVEQGQTVNAVQSAPTIAKVANLSTMTIEAKISEADVINVRPGMPVWFTILGNPHKRYQATLRAIEPAPESISSESSSSSSSSSSASSSGSGSSSSSSTAIYYNGLFDVENPDETLRISMTAQVYILLSSARQAAVVPVSALINRQGKTFVQVVTPQQRVEQREVVTGINDNAYIQILSGAKAGEQVIISQQSGSATTSSHPPAPPMGF